The proteins below are encoded in one region of Podarcis raffonei isolate rPodRaf1 chromosome 8, rPodRaf1.pri, whole genome shotgun sequence:
- the PBDC1 gene encoding protein PBDC1, translated as MAAPAGGGLAALGAHEAAAAAAALSLPAEAYGNDPTVEMIWAMKAHQHAEVYFNLISSVDPKFLKLTKADDQIYTEFRKDFNHLKIDVLDPEDLKSEPAKEKWRPFCLQFDGVVEDFNYGTLLRLDCSKGYTEENTVFATRIQFFAIEIARNREGYNSVVYNSAKKASSATEEVSSG; from the exons ATGGCGGCGCCCGCAGGAGGCGGCCTGGCCGCGCTG GGCGCCCATGAAGCCGCCGCCGCAGCCGCCGCCCTCTCGCTGCCGGCCGAGGCCTACGGGAACGAC ccCACCGTGGAGATGATCTGGGCCATGAAGGCCCACCAGCACGCCGAGGTCTACTTCAAC CTCATTTCTTCAGTTGATCCCAAATTCCTGAAACTTACCAAAGCTGACGACCAGATCTACACTGAATTCAGGAAGGACTTTAACCATCTTAAGATTGATGTGCTCGACCCGGAGGACCTTAAATCCGAACCTGCTAAAGAG AAATGGCGTCCATTCTGCTTGCAGTTTGATGGAGTAGTTGAGGACTTTAATTATGGCACACTTCTACGTCTGGATTGCAGTAAAGGTTACACAGAAGAGAACACAGTATTTG CAACCAGGATCCAATTCTTCGCCATTGAAATAGCCCGTAACCGAGAAGGCTACAACAGTGTGGTCTACAACAGTGCCAAGAAAGCCAGCTCAGCCACAGAAGAGGTTAGCTCCGGGTGA